In the genome of Arachis stenosperma cultivar V10309 chromosome 6, arast.V10309.gnm1.PFL2, whole genome shotgun sequence, the window ATAGTTGCCTCggcaaataaaaaaatttaatcaaattttattttattaggcTGTTTTAgaatttggatcctttgaaaacttttaatatttttttagagtatacataattttatcaaaataatctTATTTTTCATAGATATATAATGgtataagataaattttatttttattatgaatatCTTTACTAGCATTTTGAATATTTGTAAACAAAGATAATAATTTATCCATAAATAAAAACCAATTGCAACAAATCTATACATATTCCTCAACAACTTTTCCTATTATTTTACACCCACCTTCACGCATGTTCCCTATTCTTTAGCTTCAGTAACCCGCCCTCAATTTTCTTCGTTGGGGCACATTCCTTTATCCAAATTACTATCCATTGCACCACTTCTTGGCATAACCGGTACTTCCTTGAAAATCGAAGTAAGCATAACAACCCTATTTAACATGCATATTTTCTCGTGAGCCTCAGGTTagtctatatatttttttacttgttatagtatttaattttagtttaggttagtttatactttttacttgttatgatatttaatttaatttaattaaaagattGGATTTTATATTAGACTTGATGACGATGATATATATAGGTCGAGATGGAGCGTAAGAAAACTATACCTAAATGCATAACTATTTTGTAACAACCATATCACtcttaacctttttttttttattattgcaTACAGTATCTATTACAGCAGCAGAAAATGGAGCAGAATATAAAAAAAGAGCTTGCCAAGGAAGAAGGCCAAGCAAAGGACAGCAGAGGTAGTGGTCGAGCTCCTCAAGTAACAGAGGTAGTGGAGCATGGTGAAAAAGACTACTGCCAACTATGATAGCTCCAACGAGCAGCTGATACAAGGAAATGGAAGAGGCTACAATGAAGCCAAGTTgaagatatatatataacaagctTCATCCCACCATTTCAAGGTGAGAGAGAGAACACACACACAGAGCACCATCTCTAAAACAGAGTTGGAATCTCTTTCTTCTACTCAAGCTTAATTCTGATCTTTGTGTTATGGCTGTCTTGCGTTATTTTCTGTTTTGAGAAAAGGCAATTATGTGAGGTTCAAAAGCCAAGAGAGAAAAGGCAAGAGTGATGCAAAATAGCCACTATTTTTCTGATGTAATTTGGGTGTATGAACTAGGATTAGTTCTCCTTGCCTAGTTGGGTCAGCACTGGGTGAAGTCTGAATCTGTAAGATTTCCCTTCCAAGTTGGGACAACACTTTGGGTTGTTAAGCTTTGGTGAAGAAAGCATAGGGGTATATACTAGTTGAATTAGGAAGAAATTCAATAGTATTGGTGTATGTAACCTGAGAATTTTAGTGAAAATTCCACCATGGtttgtggtggagactggacGTAGGATTCATGGCACTGAGAATCCGAACCATGATACATGCTggccttctttctcttcttctctgctCTTTTAATGTTCTGCGTATGAGATAATATCAAATAATCTCCTGCAACTTAATCTTCCACTGTAACAGAGTTTGAAACACCAAGTTTTAAACTAACTTGATTCAACGCCCCCTTCTCAAGTTCACCTagaaccatcaattggtatccaGAGCAAGGTCTCAAGGAGTCAAGCTTCACAgcttggagcaaagatccaTGGCCAACAACATGAATCCAAACATCGTTGCGTTCACTCTTACTGAAGGGCAGTCTAATAATAGACCTCCCTACTTCAATGGCAGCAACTATTCTTACTGGAAAGAAAGAATGAGAATTTTCATGCAGTCAATTGACTACAACATCTGGAAGATCATTCTCAACGGTCCAGACGTTCCCACTAAATCGAATGCTGATGGAGAAGTTGTGGCAAAGGAAGACAGGGAATGGACagatgaagaaaagaagaaggttGAACTCAATGCCAAAGCAATCAACTTGATGCACTGCGCAATTAGTTTCGAAGAGTTCAGAAAGGTGTCAAGGTGTAAAACGGCTAAAGAAATATGGGACAAGCTCAGACTCACTCATGAAAGCACTAAGCAAGTAAGGGAAACCAGAATTGACATGCTGATGAAGGAGTATGAAATGTTCAGTATGAAGGAGGATGAGAGCATAGATCAAATGTTCGAAAGGTTCTCAATAATCATCAACAATCTGGACGCAATGGGAAGGAACTACTCGAAGAAACTCTAGTGAGAAAGATCCTGAGAAGTCTTACTAAGAAATGGGAAGTAAAAAGTACAGCCATCTCTAAAAGGAATGATTTGATCAAAATCacctatgatgagctgagaggCAAGCTTCTGGCCTATGAAACCACTCACATGTCTCAAGACAAAGAtgacaaaaagaaaagtatagcaCTAAAATCAAGAATGACAGCCCAAGGAGAAGAATCTGATGACAGTTTCTCAGATGAAGAAATGGTGCTCTTTGCAAGAAAAATGAGAAGACTACTGAGATTCAAAAACAAAGGCAAAGGAAGCTCCTCATCCAAAGATGTCAAGAAAGATCAAGTCAACTTCACATGCCATCACTGCAAGGAACCTGGTCACTTCAAGTCAGATTGCCCTCAACTTAAGAAAAGCGAGAAATTCAAAAAGGACAAAAAAAGGTAATGATGGCAACATGGGAAGACTTGGAGAACGACACCAGCTCAGAGAGCTCAGATCAAAAAGCTCAGCTATGCTTGATGGCAGACCATGATAATGAAAATGAGGTAGATCTTTCTGACTTATCTATTGATGAACTGTACTATATTATCAAAGACATCTCTGTCAATTCCAAGAAACTCTTGGACAAGTATGCAAAatgcaagaaagaaaatgaggCTTTGAGGATTGAAAATGATCTTCTTTTAAAAAAGGTTAAGGCAAATAAAACTGGAAatgaaaagtttttaaaaaaagaaaatactgCCTTGCGAGCTGAATTAGAAAAATTCAAACTCAAGCATGAAGTTACTACTTCCACTGATTTGATTTCTGAAAACAAAAAGCTGaatgaacaaataaaaaatttgaatgaaGACTTAGCAAAGTTTGTTCAAGGTTCTCAAAATCTGAACAAACTACTAGCTAGTCAAAGGTTTGGATCTGAAAAATCTGGATTTGGATTCAAAGAGGAAAATAAAGCAGTTTTTAAACAAAACTTTAAAAAATCGGAAGCCTTCtcttccaagcttttcaaaccAAAAGGATTCAGTAAACCTCAAAAATCAGTGAGCAAGAATCAGTGCTACAAGTGCAATAGAAATGGTCATGATCCTCCTCAATGTTTCATCTTTTCTAGGTCTTTTGGTAATGATAGTAAATTATATAAAGTTGTTCATGATTTTAATGCTCTTGGATAACCAAGAAGATTTCACATCAAAGGATCCAAAtggatttggatacctaaggttaGTTGAAGAACTTGCAGGTTTGCCTTACatccaagaagaaaaaggacatgtggtatcttgatagtggatgttcaaggcatATGACCAGAAGGGATGCTTTCTTCATTAAACTCAACAAGTATGATGGATGATTTGTCACTTTTGGAGATAATGGTAAAGGTAAAATAATTGCCATTGGTAAGGTtgacaaaaaattttcaacttgCATAGATAGTGTCTTTTTAGTTGATGGGTTAAAGCATAATCTATTGAGCATAAGTCAATTGTGTGACCTTGGATATGCTGTAACCTTTAGGAAATCTGATTGTAGAGTCATAAATGAGAAAACAAAGGCTGTTTTATTTATTGCCAAAAGAAGTGATAATATTTATGGTATTACTCTAGATGATCTAAAAGTTCAAAATGTAACTTGTTTCTCTTCAATGGAGACTGAAAAATGGATGTGGCATAAGAGGTTAGGACATGCTAGCATGTTCCAAATCTCTAAGCTTGTAAAGAGAGGCTTAGTTAGAGGTCTTCCTAATATAAAGTTTGATAAGGACATCATTTGTGATGTTTGTCAAATGGGTAAACAAATCAAAACTTCTTTCAAACCTAAGGAAGATGTCTCTACTAAGAAACTATTGGAGTTGTTGCATCTTGATGTTTGGACCAACTAGGACTCAAAGTCTTGGAGAAAAAAGTTATGGCATGGTAATTGTGGATGACTACACTAGATTTGGCTGGGTGTTCTTTCTTGCCCATAAACATGAGGCCTTTTCTATTTTTGAGAAATTCagcaaaaatattcaaaatgaaaaagattttaaaattgtttcAATCAGAAGTGATCATGGTAAGGAATTTGAAAATCAACTCTTTGAATCTTTTTGTGATGAACAAGGCATATCACAtaacttctcttgtccaagaacacctcaacaaaatggtgttgtggaaagaagaaatagaagtttaCAAGAAATGGCTAGAGCTATGTTATGTGAATATGAAATTCCCAAGTTCTTATGGGATGAAGTTGTTAATACAGCTTGCTATGTTTTAAATAGAACCATCATTAGGAAGTTTCTAAATAAAACCCcatatgaactttggaaagggCATCCTCCCAATCTTAGCTATTTTCATGTGTTTGGAAGCAAGTGTTTCATTCTGAATATCAAAGAAAATTTAGGAAATTTTGATCCTAAAACACATGAAGGCATTTTTCTGGGTTACTCCACAAATAGCAAGGCCTATAGGGTTTACAACAAGAACTCCAAAACAGTTGAGGAGAGCATGCATGTCACTTTCTGTGAATCTAACAATGTTTCCAGTATTTGCATTGATGATAGTCCAGGTTTTGAAGCTGAGGTTCCCAAGAACATTGAACCAGCTCCACCAAATCCAAGTTCTCATGAAGCTACACCTGTTAGCAGCGAAACTCCAAATTCTGCAGGAGACAATTTGGAATTATCTCCTGTCACAGCTGAAAACACTGATGCAAAGGCAAATGTTGATCAAGAGGAACCTGAATCCTCAAACCAGTCAAGAAGACCAAGAGAATGGAGGTTTCTAGAAACTATCCTGAAGAGTTCATAATTGGAAATCCTTCCACTGGTAGAACCATTCGTTCATCTTTGAAAACAGCCGAATCCAACAACATTGCTCTTTTATCAAAGATTGAACCTCAAAACATCTAAGAAGCTCTTGCGGATCCGTCTTGGGTGTTAGCTATGAGGGAGGAATTGCAGCAATTTGAGAAGAACCAGGTCTGGTCATTGGTGCCTTATCCAAATGGAAAGAAAGTCACTGGCACTAAATGGATTTTCAGAAACAAGCTGGGTGAAGATGGATCCATTGTCCGAAACAAAGCTAGATTGGTTGCTCAAGGGTATGATCAAGAGGAAGGGATTGATTTCGATGAATTCTTTGCACCTGTAGCTCGAATGGAAGCCATCAGATTGCTCCTGGCATATGCTGCTCACTGTGGTTTCAAGCTATTCCAAATGGACGTAAAGTGTGCTATCCTCAATGGTATAATAAATAGAGAGGTTTATGTGGCTCAACCACCTGggtttgaaaacaaaacttTTTCTAACCATGTTTTCAAACTAGCTAAAGCCTTGtatggtttaagacaagctcctagagcttggtatgagaggcttagctcatttttattaaaaaacaaCTTTCAAAGAGGAGCCACTAACACCACTTTATTTATTAGAAATTATCATGATCATTTTATTCTTGTGcaagtttatgttgatgatatCATATTTGGTTCGGCTAATGAGGATTTGTGTGCAAATTTGCTAAGCTTGTGACTAATGAATTTGATATGAGCATGATGGGAGAGCTCAATTTCTTTCTAGGCTTGCAAATCAAGCAAACTGCAGAAGGCATATTCATCCATCAAGAAAAATATGAAAAGAAACTTGTCAAGAAGTTTGGGTTGGACTGTGCTAAGCCAATGGGAACCCCATGCATCCTAATATCAAGCTTGATAAGGATGACCATGGTAGAGATGTTGATGAGATGCGCTATAGAgggatgattggatttttgatgtaTCTAACCTCCTCAAGGCCTGATATCATCCAAAGTGTTAGAGTTTGCTCACGGTTTCAATCAAAGCCTAAGGAGTCCAATCTCTCAGCTGTCAAGAGGATCATCCGATATGTGTTTGGTACAATTAactatggtttatggtttcctAAGACTGATTCATTTCAATTAGTGGGTTTctgtgatgcagattttgctgGGGATAGGATTGATAGAAGAAGCACAAGTGGCATGTGCTGCTTTCTTGGAAAATCTCTCATTGTTTGGTCTAGCAAGAAGCAAGCTACTGTGGCACTTTCAACAGCCGAAGCTGAGTATGTTGCAGCCTCCTCTTGTTGTTCTCAATTATTATGGCTGAAAACTCAACTAGCTGACTATAAACTAAATGTAtctaatatttcattattttgtgACAACATTAGTGCTATTAACATTTCCAAAAACCCCGTTTTGCACTCTAGAACAAAGCACATTAAAGTTCGTTTTCATTCGAtaagagaacatgtgcaaaataGAAATTTAGATATTCAGTTTGTTAATTCTGAAGGTCAGCTAGCTGATATATTCACCAAACCATTGATAGAAGAGAGGTTCTGCAAGTTACGAACTGAACTGGACATTCTTGCTTCATCCCTGTTTTCTTAATGTTTCTGATAATGAGATCTTTTGTGTTTCGTCTCATAAATCGCGGTGAGATTTTTTGGCAGATGATGAGTAACCTTCATTAATTCACTATGAAGCCTACTGGATTCAAGCCTGATCAAAATGAAAGATGGACATCATATGCTGAAGCACTCTCTAGAACTATgggctttttctttattaaaaactTTGGGACTTCTTCACTTTTCTGTTTGGAtcaattttttaagaatttttgaaaagtggGCTTTCAAAATGTTTGGACTTACATTCTATTTCAATCTTTGAGACCACTGAACttacttcaatttttttttgtctcaaATTTTTGGAATTTGCATTTCGTTTTATTTGGGCTTCAATTTTAAATTGCATCCTTTTATTAAGTTCCATCCTTTGTTTGTTTTTCACCTCTCTTTTCAAACGTACGAAGGTTACAGCTGTAACTTTCAAAGCGTTTTTAAAGTTtggatttttatcttttcaaggTGCAACCTTTACACTTCTCTACGCCTATAATAACTTCCCACTACATGCATCCATTCACACTACTCTCTCCActctttcatcttcttcaaccTGTGCTCTATAAAATGGCACGAAAGAAGAGAGCTGCCCGCAGAGGCTCCCATAGCAGCACCGACCGTTCTGATCACACCCACCGTTCTCCCTCTCAATCACCTACTCAATCTTCGCCTCCCTCACCACCAAATCCTTCTCCTGATATGGCCGCACTAAGACCACTGCTCGCCGTCCTGGCGTTGCTCCTCGCCATTTCCCTCCTCCTCCGACAAACACCTCTCAGCCTAGCTCATCCAAACCTAGTTCTTCCAGAGGAAAAAGGCCTCTTCACGAAGATGAAGAGCTTCCCCCCACTCAGCCTCGCCATACTCGCGGTACAGTCATTGACTTTCATCTTCATCCTGTTGCTGAACCTAGACTCTCCAATCCTATTGCTTATAAGTCCTTTTATGTTGATTTTCCTTATGAGTCTTATGACCGTCGCCGTTTTCAATCTCTCATGAACTACCTGTTTTTCTACAAAGATGTTTACAAGCGTACTCTCTGTCCCTCTAAGCTTGTCAATCTAGACAAATTCCGTAGGAAAGGTCTGAACTTTACTCCATTATTTGCATATCAAGGTTGGACACCCATACTGTCCATCAAAGAGAAAATTTATCCTGATTTGGTCAAACAGTTCTATAGCAACATGTCCTACAAAGAAGGGAGAATCACTTCTTTTGTTAAAGGTAAAGTGATTATTCTTGACAAATATCACTTAGGCAAAGCCTTAAACTACCTGGACCGAGGACCTGATGTCTACACCTCTGGTAAGTGGGACGAAACGCTCAATGTCTCTTACTTTGATGCCCTAAGCAATGTCTGCATCAATATCCCTCTTCTGGAAGGTAACACTCCTACTCACAAGTCTCTTGGTCCAGTCCGTGTCCAGTTACATCGGATTGTAAATCACATCATCTTACCTCAGAGCGGCTCTTTTCAACGTGTTTTATTTTGTGACACACTGGTTTTGTATGTATTGCTTTCAAAAATTCCCATTTCTTTTGCTTACTTGCTTGTGAGACATATGTATGCTTGTGTCAGTTCCAAAATGCATTACCCTATGGCATGCTTcttacaaaaaattttcaacattaTAATGTTGATTTTGGGGCTGAAATTGCAAAAGACTGTAACTCATATATCAAAGGGGGTGGTGCAGTAAAGAAAACAGCTCCCAGGCGTCGCCGAACTGATGACAGCACTGATGTTCCCTCTGTTGATGAGGATCCTCTGATTCCCCCATCCACCTCTACTACAGTCAGGACCATGACATGCATTTTAAAGCATGTGCTTGAAGAATTCCTCAATTTGACAGACCTTCTTCTCCATCATGGTGCTGAGCGCAAAAGGGTTCaagttttggaggaaaatgctcTCAAAAAGACCAAAGGAAGGATTCAGATTCTGAAAGACTTTGTAGAGGACATTGAGATTGGGATCACAACTTCTGACAATGAGGGGGAGGAAGATGGAACATCTGATGAATCCAACTCTGATGCCTAGCTCCTTGTTATCTCATCTGCGACTATGACTTGTTTTCATTTTGaacttgttaattttattttggatgaCTGTACAGACCCTAACTACTTTGCTACTTAAACTATATGCACTAGCCACTAACAAAATTTGTGCATATTTTTCCTTTCctcccttgatgacaaaagggggagaaaagAAAGGGAATGTTAGTTTTGGCTTAAGGGTTAATAGTGTCTGTTAAGAACAATGATACTTTGTGGTGCTAATTAACTCATTTTGTCCTGTGCTGTGTATCAATGCCTAGTGTTATTGATCTGTGTTATCAGTATTATATTGCTTGGAAATTTTGGTCTTGGCTGTTTTTAAGTTTTACCCAGGTTAAGATGTAACCCATGATCGAGGGGGAGTAATGCTGGCATTAAGGGGGAGCTACTCACAATTCAAATGACATCAAAGAGAAGTGTTCTTAACTCTTTCAAATTAGTCTTTAATTTCCCTATTTTTatcatgtttgtcatcaagggggacaTTGTTGAGCCTAGTTTGATTTTGGGTTAAGttatgatgacaaacattattttggGTAAAAAGCCCAATATTGTTTAATGTGAGTGTTAGTGATGCAGGCCCAAATGTCAAGTTCCAGCAAGTGCTTCAGCAATGTAAAAGAGCCAAAGCTCATCCTCACAGCAACGTTCAAAAATAAAAGGTTATATGTATTTGCTAAAAGCTACAGGAAGACAGTTGGAAAAAGAAAAGGACAAGTGTTGGTATAATAAAGTAAGAAGGACAGCTGATACACTCTCATTGCTCCAAGGACACAAGGACATCTCCACTAACCCAAGGTTACTAGCAGAGCAATGCATGGATCGTGATTGAGCAAAACACAAACTTGCAGCAGCAGGAAATGGAGCAGAATGCAAAATAAGAGCTTGCCAAGGAAGAAGGCCAACCAAAGGACAGCAGAAGTAGTGGTcgagctcctcaagcaacagaGGTAGTGGAGCATGGTGAAGAAAGACTACTGCCAGCTATGACAGCTCTAACGAGCAGCTGGTACAAGGAAATGGAAGAGGCTACAATGAAGCCAAGTTGAAGATATATATAACAAGCTTCATCCCACCATTTCAAGGTGAGAGAGAGAATACACACACAGAGCACCATCTCTAAAACAGAGCTGGAATCTCTTTTTTCTACTCAAGCTTAATTCTGATCTTTGAGTTATGGCTGTCTTGCGTTATTTTCTGTTTTGAGAAAAGATAATTATGTGAGGTTCAAAAGCCAAGAGAGAAAAGGCAATAGTGATGCAAAATAGCCACTATTTTTCTGATGTAATTTGGGTGTATGAACTAGGATTAGTTCCCCTTGTCTAGTTGGGTAAGCACTGGGTGAAGTCTGAATCTGTAAGATTCCCCTTCCAAGTTGGGATAGCACTTTGGGTTGCTAAGCTTTGGTGAAGAAAGCTTAGGGGTATATACTAGTTGAATTAGGAAGAAATTTAATAGTATTGGTGTATGTAACCTGAGAATTTTAGTGAAAATTTCACCATGGTTTGTAGTGGAGACTGGACGTAGGATTCATGGCACTGAGAatccgaaccaggatacatgctggcctcctttctcttcttctctgctCTTTTAATGTTCTGCGTATGAGATAATATCAAATAATCTCCTGCAACTTAATCTTCCACTGCAACAGAGTTTGAAACACCAAGTTTTAAGctaacttgatccaaccccccTTCTCAAGTTCACCTAGAACCATCATCGAAGCAGTCTAAGAACCCTATTTAAcataatttttcgaattttatatttataagtTTATGATTAGATTTTCTCtcgaataatttttttaaaaaattagaaatgaaacttgaatttgtaatttttagATGAATATGAGAAAATTATGTCCTTTgaagtaaaataatttttttattcaattttattttatttttattttgatttacttcattgtttttattttagtgtTTGGCATTTGTATAT includes:
- the LOC130933685 gene encoding secreted RxLR effector protein 161-like, with protein sequence MHPNIKLDKDDHGRDVDEMRYRGMIGFLMYLTSSRPDIIQSVRVCSRFQSKPKESNLSAVKRIIRYVFGTINYGLWFPKTDSFQLVGFCDADFAGDRIDRRSTSGMCCFLGKSLIVWSSKKQATVALSTAEAEYVAASSCCSQLLWLKTQLADYKLNVSNISLFCDNISAINISKNPVLHSRTKHIKVRFHSIREHVQNRNLDIQFVNSEGQLADIFTKPLIEERFCKLRTELDILASSLFS
- the LOC130933684 gene encoding uncharacterized protein LOC130933684 codes for the protein MATWEDLENDTSSESSDQKAQLCLMADHDNENEVDLSDLSIDELYYIIKDISVNSKKLLDKYAKCKKENEALRIENDLLLKKVKANKTGNEKFLKKENTALRAELEKFKLKHEVTTSTDLISENKKLNEQIKNLNEDLAKFVQGSQNLNKLLASQRKSDCRVINEKTKAVLFIAKRSDNIYGITLDDLKVQNVTCFSSMETEKWMWHKRLGHASMFQISKLVKRGLVRGLPNIKFDKDIICDVCQMGKQIKTSFKPKEDVSTKKLLELLHLDVWTN